DNA from Nocardioides yefusunii:
CTGCTGGCAGCGGCTTCAAGGCTTCGGAGTGGCTGCTGCTGCGTCTCGGCGTCATCGTGGTCGCCGGGTTCCTCGGTCTGCTGATCGGTGGCGGCAACGTCATCCTGGGGCTGCTCTTCCTTGCCCTCGGTTTCGCCGGGCCCTCGTTCTTCCTCAAGTTCAAGCGTGCCAAGCGGGTCAAGTCCTTCAACTCCCAGCTCCCCGACACCCTGCAGCTGATGTCGGGATCGCTGTCGGCTGGTCTCTCCCTGGCCCAGTCGGTCGACACCATCGTGAACGAGGGCACCGAGCCGATGGCTTCGGAGTTCCGCAAGGTCCTGGTCGAGACCCGTCTCGGCGTCGAGCTCGAGGACGCCCTCGAGGGCATCGTGGAGCGGTTCGACTCCAAGGACTTCGGGTGGGTCGTCATGGCCATCCGGATCCAGCGTCAGGTCGGCGGAAACCTCGGTGAACTCCTCGACACCGTCGCCGGCACCATCCGCGAGCGCGACTACATGCGTCGTCAGGTCGACGCCCTCGCCTCCGAGGGCAAGATCTCGGCGATGGTCATCGGTGGTCTTCCGCCGGTCTTCACCCTCTACCTGCTCCTGGTCCAGCGCGACTACGTGATGCCGATGTTCACCGAGCCACTCGGACTGCTGATGCTCGGTGCCGCCTGCGCGATGCTCGGCGTCGGCATCTTCTGGACCACCCGACTCATCAAGATGGAGGTCTGAGATGGTGCTCTTCCTGGGACTTCTCATGGTCATCGTCGCGATCGTCATCGTGGGCATGGCCTTGCCGAGCCGCGACACCACCCCGGTCGGCAGCGTGGGTCGGTCCCTCGCTGCCCTGGAGTCGTTCGGCCAGAACATCCCCAAGGAGCTCACTGCTGAGCTCGACCGCCCCTTCGCCGAGCGCATCCTCGCTCCGTTCCAGAACCGCGCCCTCACCATCGGACGCCGACTCAGCGGACGCGACAGCGCGGAGCGGATCGAGCGCAAGCTCGAACTCGCCGGAAACCCGGTGGGGTGGACCGTCGACCGGGTCGTCGCGATGAAGGTGATCGGAGCCGTCGGTGGCCTGATCGCCGCCTTCATCTTCTCCCCCGTCCTGGGACTCAGCGGGATCAAGCTCGTCGGCTTCCTCGCCGTGGGTGTCGCCGTCGGGTACATGGGCGCCGACATGTTCCTGTACCAGAAGGGCTACGACCGCCAGAACCGGATCGCGGTGGAGCTTCCCGACGCCATCGACCTGCTCACCATCTCGGTCGAGTCCGGTCTCGCGTTCGACGCCGCCGTGCAGCAGGTGGCCACCAACACCGACGGCCCGCTGGCCGAGGAGTTCGGCCGGGTCCTGCGCGAGATGCAGATCGGACGAGGACGTGCCGATGCGCTGCGCGCGCTCGGCGACCGCACCAACCTGGAGGAGCTGCGTTCCTTCGTCGGGGCCATGGTCCAGGCCGACGCGTTCGGCATCCCGATCGGCCAGGTGCTGCGTGTGCAGTCCTCCGAGATGCGTACCAAGCGCCGCCAGAAGGCCGAGGCGAAGGCTCAGCAGATCCCGGTCAAGATGACCATCCCGCTGATCTTCTGCATCCTGCCCACCCTCTTCATCATCGTCCTGGGCCCTGCCG
Protein-coding regions in this window:
- a CDS encoding type II secretion system F family protein, producing MDTSIVAAAAGAALPDWSLWVAVGLVLAGLLGAGTLLFATGRKEADLSVEERVALYASGAGVAAPGPGGHRATPASEYPFETTKAAAEALLKRNKSLEEKLALQLEAAGSGFKASEWLLLRLGVIVVAGFLGLLIGGGNVILGLLFLALGFAGPSFFLKFKRAKRVKSFNSQLPDTLQLMSGSLSAGLSLAQSVDTIVNEGTEPMASEFRKVLVETRLGVELEDALEGIVERFDSKDFGWVVMAIRIQRQVGGNLGELLDTVAGTIRERDYMRRQVDALASEGKISAMVIGGLPPVFTLYLLLVQRDYVMPMFTEPLGLLMLGAACAMLGVGIFWTTRLIKMEV
- a CDS encoding type II secretion system F family protein — its product is MVLFLGLLMVIVAIVIVGMALPSRDTTPVGSVGRSLAALESFGQNIPKELTAELDRPFAERILAPFQNRALTIGRRLSGRDSAERIERKLELAGNPVGWTVDRVVAMKVIGAVGGLIAAFIFSPVLGLSGIKLVGFLAVGVAVGYMGADMFLYQKGYDRQNRIAVELPDAIDLLTISVESGLAFDAAVQQVATNTDGPLAEEFGRVLREMQIGRGRADALRALGDRTNLEELRSFVGAMVQADAFGIPIGQVLRVQSSEMRTKRRQKAEAKAQQIPVKMTIPLIFCILPTLFIIVLGPAVISIMDSFG